Proteins from a genomic interval of Stigmatopora nigra isolate UIUO_SnigA chromosome 19, RoL_Snig_1.1, whole genome shotgun sequence:
- the taf1 gene encoding transcription initiation factor TFIID subunit 1 isoform X1: MSDSDSDEDQDRPFSITGFLFGNINEDGQLEGDSVLDNESKKHLAGLGNLGLGSLITEITANEDEEQEEKNAAPIVDADGWVKSTDDAVDYSDISEVAEDETRKYRQAMGSLQPCRKNDDEDDYDADCEDIDSKLMPPPPPPSLSAAAGAAKKDEPSSQSASAAEEGDGIILPSIIASSSTTEKVDFSSSSDSESETDRPGPASGPGGPPDSLTLPLAGIMQKDAAKALPGVTELFPEFRPGKVLRFLRLFGPGKNMPSVWRSARRKKKRKHRDLQQPGSPPPEGEPEDQRQDKTSGWHYEYANPPPPEQCLSDDEISMMAPVESKFSQACGDGDKETESRPKVAEWRYGPAQLWYDMMGVSEDASNFTYGLKLKEKHLGHSRELHNTLEEREKMSEEMEKSFDGEEERMALENELFLMVTQLQWEDDIIWNGEDVKHKGTKSQRASLAGWLPSSMTRNANAYNAQQGLARSNSLLVTPTPHLLPKTLSITGIKRDKSSHDHQSNQEDDAPWFSIFPIDNEELVYGRWEDNIIWDDQEMDHFLTPPVLTLDPNDENIILEIPDEKEMSTSHSPSKENKKETAIKKSRILLGKTGVIKDEPQQNMSQPEVKDPWNLSNDEFYYPKQQGLRGTFGGNIIQHSIPALELRQPFFPTHMGPMKLRQFHRSTLKKYSFGPLAQPGPHPAQPLLKHIKKKAKLREQERQASGGGDMFFMRTPQDLTGKDGDLILAEYSEEHTPLIMQVGMATKIKNYYKRKPGKDPGAPDCKYGETVYCHTSPFLGSLHPGQLLQAFENNLFRAPIYLHKMPETDFLVIRTRHGYYIREIVDIMVVGQACPLYEVPGPNSKRANTHIRDFLQVFIYRLFWKSKDRPRRIRMEDIKKAFPVHSESSIRKRLKLCADFKRTGMDSNWWVLKPDFRLPTEEEIRAMVSPEQCCSYYSMQVAEQRLKDAGYGEKSFFAPEEENEEDFQMKIDDEVRTAPWNTTRAFISAMKGKCLLEVSGVADPTGCGEGFSYVKVPNKPTQQKHASNVHKPLILDDKEPQPAKKTVTGTDADLRRLSLKNAKQLLRKFGVPEEEIKKLSRWEVIDVVRTMSTEQARSGEGPMSKFARGSRFSVAEHQERYKEECQRIFDLQNKVLESTEVLSTDTDSSSAEDSDFEEMGKNIENMLQNKKTSSQLSREREEQERRELQRMLMEEENDRDNKGRKERRKVLSSSLSTSSHKDDDTSSVTSLNSAATGRRLKIYRTFQDEDGKDYVRCETVRKSAVIDAYTRIRTTKDDEFIRKFALFDEQHREEMRKERRRIQEQLRRLKRNQEKDKFKGPPEKKSKKMKERPDLKVKLKCGACGAIGHMRTNKFCPLYYQTNALPSNPVAMTEEQEEELEKTVIHNDNEELIKVEGTKIVLGKQLIESADEVRRKSLVLKFPKQQLPPKKKRRVGNAVHCDYLNKPHKAIHRRRTDPMVTLSSVLESIINDMRDHPNTYPFHTPVNAKVVKDYYKIITRPMDLQTLRENVRKRLYPSREEFREAVELIFKNSATYNGAKHPITQVAQSMLDLCDTKLKEKEDRLVRLEKAINPLLDDDDQVAFSFILDNIATQKMMVVPDSWPFHHPVNKKFVPDYYKVIVDPMDLESIRKNISKHKYQNRETFLSDVTLIHTNSVKYNGRDSPYTKTALDIISVCRQTLDEYDEHLTQLEKDISTAKEAALDAADFESLEMAHGSYLAQYDDLDKDLSSVKGSFMDLQRLATSSPYIGQVRHGRRLREEESDVDIEGFEEEDDGKPKTPAPAEDAEGDLEDDDDDEDMLLPPRRRAHNRQEEEDERRSNPLTHASVLYQDLLMSDGEDDASEEEGDNPFSSIHLSESGSDSDREVDVRPPPPRRAQETARMGMEQDESMMSYEGDAADDGAHVEDSNVSYGSFEESRGRAQPPTGGNPEDDGISEEEEEEDEEDDARRRGPATHSQYEEKDAKWSFMDLERHGATPAPYAQQPWQLRGNRQDDGNSDEEEDDEEEEARRRGPAVLSQVQLSEDEESEEFRSIGGDSDLESD; the protein is encoded by the exons ATGTCTGACTCGGACAGCGATGAGGATCAAGATCGCCCTTTTTCCATCACTGGCTTCTTGTTTGGAAACATAAATGAAGATGGTCAACTTGAAGGCGACAGTGTTCTGGACAAT GAGTCCAAAAAGCATCTGGCTGGTTTGGGCAATCTGGGTCTGGGCTCTCTCATCACCGAGATCACGGCCAATGAGGATGAGgagcaagaggaaaaaaatgctgccCCCATTGTGGATGCTGATG GTTGGGTGAAAAGCACCGACGACGCAGTCGATTATTCTGACATCAGCGAGGTTGCCGAGGATGAAACGCGCAAGTACCGTCAGGCCATGGGATCTTTGCAGCCCTGCAGAAAAAATG ACGATGAAGACGACTACGACGCCGATTGCGAGGATATAGACTCCAAGCTGAtgcctcctccaccaccaccgaGCCTTTCCGCCGCTGCCGGCGCCGCTAAAAAAGACGAGCCATCGTCTCAAAGTGCGAGTG CCGCAGAAGAGGGCGACGGTATCATCCTACCCTCTATCATCGCGTCTTCATCTACCACCGAGAAAGTAGACTTCAGCAGTTCTTCCGACTCCGAATCGGAAACGGACCGGCCCGGTCCGGCCTCGGGTCCGGGGGGCCCGCCGGATAGCCTCACCCTCCCGCTGGCCGGCATCATGCAGAAAGATGCCGCCAAAGCTCTGCCCGGCGTCACGGAGCTCTTCCCGGAGTTTCGACCCGGAAAG GTTCTGAGATTTTTACGGCTCTTCGGCCCGGGGAAGAACATGCCGTCAGTGTGGAGGAGCGCCCGCAGGAAAAAGAAACGCAAGCACCGGGATCTTCAGCAGCCCGGCTCACCTCCGCCCGAGGGGGAACCGGAAGACCAGAGACAAGATAAGACGTCCGGGTGGCATTACGAGTACGCCAACCCTCCTCCGCCCGAGCAGTGTCTTTCGGACGACGAG ATCAGCATGATGGCACCGGTGGAATCCAAGTTTTCGCAAGCGTGCGGCGACGGAGACAAAGAGACGGAATCGCGACCCAAAGTGGCCGAATGGCGCTACGGGCCGGCCCAGCTCTGGTACGACATGATGGGGGTCTCCGAGGACGCCAGCAATTTCACTTACGGATTGAAGCTGAAGGAAAAACACTTGGGCCACTCTCGGGAACTGCACAACACACTCGAAGAAAGGGAAAAGATGTCCGAGGAG ATGGAAAAAAGTTTCGACGGAGAGGAAGAGCGAATGGCCCTGGAGAACGAGCTCTTCTTGATGGTGACACAACTGCAATGGGAAGATGACATCATCTGGAATGGCGAGGACGTCAAGCACAAGGGCACCAAAAGTCAGCGTGCCAGTCTGGCCGGGTGGCTGCCCTCCAGCATGACCCGCAACGCCAACGCTTACAACGCCCAACAAG GACTGGCCCGAAGTAATTCCCTGTTGGTTACCCCCACACCCCATCTTCTGCCCAAAACCTTGTCCATCACTGGCATCAAGAGGGATAAAAGCAGCCACGATCatcaat CCAATCAGGAAGACGATGCTCCGTGGTTCTCCATTTTCCCCATCGACAATGAAGAGCTGGTGTATGGGCGCTGGGAAGACAACATCATCTGGGACGATCAGGAGATGGACCACTTTCTCACCCCGCCGGTGCTTACGCTGGACCCCAATGACGAGAATATTATCCTAG AAATTccagatgaaaaagaaatgtcgACGTCCCACTCGCCATCCAAAGAGAATAAGAAGGAAACCGCCATCAAAAAAAGTCGCATCTTGCTCGGGAAGACCGGGGTGATCAAAGACGAGCCGCAACAG AACATGTCCCAACCTGAAGTGAAGGACCCCTGGAACCTCTCAAACGACGAGTTCTACTACCCCAAGCAGCAAGGTTTACGGGGCACTTTTGGTGGCAACATCATTCAG CATTCCATCCCAGCCCTGGAACTGAGACAGCCATTCTTCCCGACTCACATGGGACCCATGAAGTTGCGCCAATTCCACAGATCCACGCTGAAAAAGTACTCTTTTGGGCCTTTGGCTCAGCCCGGTCCGCATCCCGCTCAACCGCTGCTCAAGCATATTAAGAAGAAGGCCAAG TTGCGGGAACAGGAGAGGCAGGCTTCCGGAGGAGGCGACATGTTCTTCATGCGCACCCCTCAGGATTTGACGGGCAAAGATGGAGATCTGATTCTGGCAGAGTACAGTGAAGAACACACTCCCCTCATCATGCAAGTGGGCATGGCCACCAAGATTAAAAACTACTACAAAAGG AAACCCGGAAAGGATCCCGGCGCGCCCGATTGCAAATACGGAGAAACCGTTTACTGCCACACTTCGCCCTTTCTGGGCTCTCTACATCCCGGACAGCTGCTCCAA GCTTTTGAAAACAACCTTTTCCGCGCCCCCATCTACCTGCACAAGATGCCGGAGACGGATTTTTTGGTCATCCGAACGCGCCACGGCTACTACATCCGAGAAATAGTGGACATCATGGTGGTGGGCCAGGCCTGCCCCTTGTACGAAGTTCCCGGCCCCAACTCCAAAAGAGCCAACACGCACATAAGAGACTTTCTTCAG GTGTTCATCTACCGGCTGTTCTGGAAGAGCAAAGACCGTCCGCGCAGAATCCGCATGGAGGACATCAAGAAGGCTTTCCCGGTGCATTCCGAGAGCAGCATCCGAAAAAGACTCAAACTCTGCGCCGACTTCAAGCGCACGG GCATGGACTCCAACTGGTGGGTGCTGAAGCCCGACTTCAGATTGCCCACGGAGGAAGAGATCCGCGCCATGGTGTCCCCGGAGCAATGCTGCTCTTACTATAGCATGCAGGTGGCCGAACAGAGGCTGAAG GATGCCGGATATGGCGAAAAATCCTTCTTTGCGCCCGAGGAGGAGAACGAAGAGGACTTCCAAATGAAGATTGACGACGAG gTCCGGACGGCTCCCTGGAACACCACCAGAGCCTTCATCTCTGCCATGAAGGGAAAATGCCTGTTGGAGGTTTCGGGCGTGGCCGACCCGACGGGCTGCGGAGAAGGATTCTCCTACGTCAAAGTGCCCAACAAGCCCACCCAACAGAAG CATGCCAGTAATGTCCATAAACCCTTGATACTG gaTGACAAGGAGCCACAACCTGCTAAGAAAACTGTGACGGGAACAGATGCGGATTTGAGGAGACTTTCACTGAAGAACGCTAAGCAGCTCTTGCGCAAGTTTGGAGTTCCAGAAGAAGag ATCAAAAAGCTGTCACGTTGGGAGGTCATCGACGTGGTGAGGACCATGTCAACGGAGCAGGCGCGTTCGGGAGAGGGCCCCATGAGCAAGTTCGCCAGAGGCTCGCGTTTCTCGGTGGCCGAGCACCAGGAACGCTACAAGGAGGAGTGCCAACGCATCTTCGACCTGCAGAACAA ggtgctggagtccacGGAGGTGCTCTCCACGGACACGGACAGCAGCTCGGCGGAGGACAGCGACTTTGAGGAAATGGGCAAGAACATCGAGAACATGTTGCAGAACAAGAAGACCAGCTCCCAACTGTCCCGCGAGAGGGAAGAGCAGGAGAGGCGGGAACTGCAGCGGATGCTCATGGAGGAGGAGAACGACCGAGACAACAAAGGACGCAAGGAGCGCCGCAAAGTCTTGT CCAGCTCCTTGTCCACCAGTTCCCACAAGGACGACGACACGTCCTCCGTCACCAGCCTCAACTCGGCCGCCACGGGGCGGCGCCTGAAGATCTACCGAACCTTCCAGGACGAGGACGGCAAGGATTACGTCCGCTGCGAGACGGTCCGCAAGTCGGCCGTCATCGACGCCTACACCAGGATAAGAACCACCAAAGATGACGAATTCAT ACGCAAGTTCGCCCTCTTCGACGAGCAGCATCGAGAAGAGATGAGGAAGGAGCGTCGGCGAATCCAGGAACAGCTGAGGAGGTTGAAGCGAAATCAAGAGAAAGACAAGTTCAAGGGGCCTCCGGAGAAGAAGTCCAAGAAGATGAAGGAGAGACCAGACCTCAAGGTAAAA CTCAAGTGTGGCGCCTGCGGTGCCATCGGGCACATGAGGACCAACAAGTTCTGCCCCCTCTACTACCAAACCAACGCCCTGCCGTCCAACCCGGTCGCCATGACCGAAGAACAGGAAGAGGAGTTGGAAAAGACGGTCATCCACAACGACAACGAAGAATTGATTAAAGTGGAAGGCACCAAGATCGTCCTGGGCAAGCAACTCATCGAGAG TGCCGACGAGGTGCGGCGAAAGTCTTTGGTGCTAAAATTCCCCAAGCAACAGCTCCCCCCCAAGAAGAAGAGACGAGTCGGCAACGCCGTGCATTGCGACTATTTGAAC AAACCACACAAGGCCATCCACCGCCGACGCACCGACCCCATGGTGACCTTGTCCTCCGTGCTGGAGAGCATCATCAACGACATGCGCGACCACCCCAAC ACTTATCCCTTCCACACGCCGGTCAACGCCAAGGTGGTGAAGGACTACTACAAGATCATCACGCGACCCATGGACCTGCAAACGCTGCGGGAGAACGTCCGCAAAAGATTGTACCCGTCCAGGGAGGAGTTCCGTGAAGCCGTGGAGCTCATTTTCAAGAACAGCGCCACCTACAACG GAGCCAAACATCCAATCACGCAAGTGGCGCAGTCCATGTTGGATCTGTGCGATACCAAGCTAAAAGAG AAAGAGGACCGACTGGTGCGCCTGGAAAAAGCCATCAACCCCTTGCTGGACGACGACGATCAAGTGGCCTTCTCCTTCATCCTGGACAACATCGCCACCCAGAAGATGATGGTGGTTCCCGAT TCATGGCCGTTCCACCATCCCGTCAACAAGAAGTTTGTGCCCGATTATTACAAAGTGATCGTGGACCCCATGGACTTGGAGAGCATTCGCAAG AACATCTCCAAGCACAAGTACCAGAACAGAGAAACCTTCCTCTCCGATGTCACTCTCATCCACACCAACAGCGTCAAATACAACG gaaGGGACAGTCCGTACACCAAGACGGCACTTGACATCATCAGCGTGTGCAGACAGACCTTGGACGAG tatGACGAACATTTGACCCAGCTTGAAAAGGACATTTCCACCGCCAAAGAGGCGGCCCTGGACGCCGCCGACTTTGAGAGTCTGGAGATGGCTCACGGCTCCTACCTGGCGCAG TATGACGATCTGGATAAGGACCTATCCTCCGTTAAGGGCTCATTTATGGACCTACAGAGGCTGGCCACATCTTCGCCCTACATAGGCCAG GTTCGCCACGGGAGAAGGCTGAGGGAAGAAGAATCCGACGTGGACATCGAAGGCTTCGAGGAGGAAGACGACGGCAAACCCAAAACACCCGCCCCC GCCGAAGACGCGGAAGGCGATctggaggacgacgacgacgacgaagacATGCTGCTGCCGCCGCGCAGGCGCGCGCACAACCGccaggaggaggaagacgagcgAAGATCCAACCCCCTCACGCACGCCAGCGTCTTGTATCAGGACCTGCTCATGTCCGACGGAGAGGACGATGCCAGCGAAGAGGAGGGCGACAATCCCTTCTCCT ccaTTCATCTTTCAGAGAGTGGTAGCGACTCGGACCGAGAAGTGGATGTGCGACCTCCACCCCCGAGGAGGGCTCAAGAAACGGCGCGCATGGGAATGGAACAGGACGAGAGCATGATGTCCTACGAGGGAGACGCAGCCGACGACGGGGCTCACGTGGAAGACAGTAACGTCAG CTACGGTAGCTTCGAGGAGAGCCGCGGTCGGGCGCAGCCTCCGACCGGCGGGAACCCGGAAGACGATGGAAtcagcgaggaggaggaggaggaagacgaagaggacGACGCGCGAAGGAGAGGCCCGGCTACACATTCTCAG TACGAAGAAAAGGATGCCAAATGGTCATTCATGGACTTGGAGAGGCACGGCGCAACGCCTGCGCCATACGCGCAGCAG CCGTGGCAGCTCCGAGGAAACCGGCAGGACGACGGCAACAGCGACGAAGAAGAGGATGACGAAGAGGAAGAGGCACGCAGGAGAGGTCCGGCTGTTCTTTCTCAGGTCCAACTCAGCGAGGATGAGGAGAGTGAAGAGTTTAGATCCATCGGAGGGGACAGTGACCTGGAGTCCGACTAG